One window of Triticum dicoccoides isolate Atlit2015 ecotype Zavitan chromosome 5A, WEW_v2.0, whole genome shotgun sequence genomic DNA carries:
- the LOC119303257 gene encoding upstream activation factor subunit spp27-like, producing MVSDSELVERLREVLRESDLTTTTTGALRRRLEEDFGVDLSDKKTFVREQVDLLLSEFADKAEPEDAPVEEEDPGEVTPEAGEGGEEKGEGDEEGAEQQEGEGEEEEEEEEEEEEEEESGGGRKKKRRLGDGKKKAGGFTKLCSISPALQEFVSASECARTEVVKKLWAYIRENNLQDPSNRRKILCDDNLKKIFNVNSIDMFQMNKALTKHIWPLDSDGPVSPKEKSTPKEKSTPKGKPQKRDRSEGNKQKGGSSGSTSGLLAPLVLSDDLAKFIGTGESMLSRSDVVKRMWDYIKENNLQDPSDRRKIICDEKLKDLFQVESFTGFTVSKLLNPHFTKAK from the exons ATGGTGTCGGACTCGGAGCTGGTGGAGCGGCTGCGGGAGGTGCTGCGGGAGTCGgacctcaccaccaccaccaccggcgccctgcgccgccgcctcgaggaggACTTCGGCGTCGACCTCTCCGACAAGAAGACCTTCGTCCGGGAGCAGGTCGACCTCCTGCTCTCCGAGTTCGCCGACAAGGCCGAGCCGGAGGATGCGCCCGTGGAGGAGGAGGATCCGGGGGAGGTGACGCCGGAGGCCGGGGAAGGGGGTGAGGAGAAGGGCGAGGGGGACGAGGAGGGGGCCGAGcagcaggagggggagggggaggaggaagaagaggaggaagaggaggaggaggaagaggaggagagtgGCGGCGGCCGGAAGAAGAAGCGGCG GTTGGGTGATGGCAAGAAAAAGGCTGGTGGCTTTACAAAATTATGCAGCATTTCCCCAGCACTTCAAGAGTTTGTCAGTGCCTCTGAGTGTGCCAGGACAGAG GTTGTCAAGAAGCTTTGGGCATATATTCGAGAAAATAATTTGCAAGACCCAAGCAATAGGAGGAAGATTCTGTGTGATGATAATCTGAAGAAGATTTTTAACGTCAATTCAATTGATATGTTCCAAATGAATAAAGCTTTGACCAAGCACATTTGGCCATTGGATTCTGatg GTCCCGTCTCACCCAAAGAGAAGTCGACACCCAAAGAGAAGTCGACACCCAAAGGGAAGCCTCAAAAGAGAGACAGAAGTGAAG GAAACAAGCAAAAAGGTGGATCCTCTGGGTCTACTTCTGGTCTTCTTGCGCCCCTTGTACTTTCGGATGATTTAGCAAAATTTATTGGCACCGGTGAGAGTATGTTGTCACGATCTGATGTAGTGAAGAGAATGTGGGATTATATCAAAGAAAATAACTTACAG GATCCTTCTGACCGGAGGAAAATAATCTGCGACGAGAAGCTGAAGGATCTATTCCAGGTTGAATCATTCACTGGATTCACTGTGTCGAAGCTGCTGAACCCCCATTTTACAAAGGCAAAGTAG